A segment of the Thermanaerothrix sp. genome:
AAGGCTTCTAAGATACTCATGCGGTGTACTCCTTGTGTGTGTATTGTCTGCAGAGTAAGAACTCTTACAAAAGGCCCGTCGGGGAAGACGCCCCTTTTTTGGGCGCCTTCTACGGAATAATCCCTAACCGTTTCCCTACCTGGCCAGATACTTCAAGGATTGTATCCAGTTCTTCGTCGGTATGAATAGCCATGTAGGAGGTTCTGATAAGGGCCCCATTGGGAGGAACCGCTGGGGCTATAACGGGATTTACGTAAATCCCCGCTTCGTACAGGGCTTTCCAGAAGAGAAAGGTTTTCTGGTTATCCTTAATATGCAGAGGAACGATGGGGGTTTCGGCGGTGCCAATGTCAAAACCGAGCTCTT
Coding sequences within it:
- a CDS encoding aminotransferase class I/II-fold pyridoxal phosphate-dependent enzyme, whose protein sequence is ARPLIFSASMPPANIAAAAKALEIIEAEPERIHRLQAIAQKMLRGFKELGFDIGTAETPIVPLHIKDNQKTFLFWKALYEAGIYVNPVIAPAVPPNGALIRTSYMAIHTDEELDTILEVSGQVGKRLGIIP